In Pleuronectes platessa chromosome 4, fPlePla1.1, whole genome shotgun sequence, the following proteins share a genomic window:
- the LOC128438735 gene encoding radial spoke head 14 homolog — MSRDTGAGPDPGRAPVAFGLRAVPRLFEELQQPGSGSRRRALASLCGLMLDPERLHQTVRGGFLEQLKVLLKDEDPSVRGETCKLLHLLSGHSVGREALLSSSLLPPLSQLLDDQSSSCRTNVHRVLNRLTLLPAGADALLSLVPKLMLKLKEEEEEEEVQVLLLSTLSCISRLDALPALSSDGVSLVGHKLSHRSPNVRREAAAAMMALSVPEDGKCQVCEKAVLPVVVGLLQEEDVEIQANAAGVIMYTVIITAGKQQCLDLDVVPVLLRLLSNQRREEDEEAQRRRRRKALVVYTLRALTSLAEAPDGRRLLLEQLPLLERQSEATEEDQEIQRAAQTLVRAVTWTP, encoded by the exons ATGTCCCGGGACACGGGGGCTGGACCGGACCCGGGCCGGGCTCCGGTGGCCTTCGGGCTCCGGGCCGTGCCGCGGCTGttcgaggagctgcagcagccgggCAGCGGCAGCCGGCGCCGGGCTCTGGCTTCTCTCTGCGGCCTGATGCTGGACCCGGAGCGGCTCCACCAGACCGTCCGTGGAG gttTCTTGGAGCAGCTGAAGGTTTTGCTAAAGGATGAAGATCCGTCAGTCAGAGGAGaaacctgcaaactgcttcACCTGCTGAGCGGCCACAGCGTCGGCAG GGAGgcgctgctctcctcctccctcctcccccccctctctcagctCCTGGACGACCAGTCGTCCTCCTGCAGGACAAACGTCCACCGGGTCCTGAACCGTCTCACCCTGTTGCCTGCAG GTGCAGACGCTCTCCTGTCTCTGGTTCCTAAACTGATGCTGAAGctcaaagaggaagaggaggaagaggaggtgcaggTGCTCCTCCTGTCTACCCTCAGCTGCATCTCCAGGCTGGACGCTCTTCCAGCTCTGTCCTCTGATGGCGTCTCGCTGGTTGGACACAAACTGTCCCATCGCTCGCCGAACGTCCGCAGAGAGGCGGCTGCAGCCATGATGGCCCTCAG TGTTCCTGAGGACGGGAAGTGTCAGGTGTGTGAGAAGGCGGTACTTCCTGTCGTGGTCGGGCTGCTGCAGGAAGAAGACGTTGAGATTCAGGCAAACGCTGCAGGAGTCATCATGTACACAGtgatcatcactgcag GGAAGCAGCAGTGTCTGGACCTGGACGTCGTCCCCGTCCTCCTCCGCCTGCTCTCCAACCAGAGAcgggaggaagacgaggaggcgcagaggaggcggaggaggaaggCCCTCGTCGTGTACACCCTGCGGGCGCTGACCTCGCTGGCTGAGGCTCCAGACGGCCGGCGCCTCCTGCTGGagcagctccccctgctggagaGGCAGAGCGAGGCCACAGAGGAGGACCAGGAAATCCAGCGAGCTGCTCAGACCCTCGTCAGGGCCGTCACCTGGACCCCCTGA